The Papaver somniferum cultivar HN1 chromosome 3, ASM357369v1, whole genome shotgun sequence genome includes a region encoding these proteins:
- the LOC113358440 gene encoding uncharacterized protein LOC113358440 isoform X2: MNSIAFLTPSIRVPFLNLQNHRIKFLNSNPFSLSNFNRIGSTNKSRNNYYEISSVSSCKLPLNPKALKNKSHKCLRSNPLWVLAPILKRAISMFRSSVEKWNLCVKEIDESLDREKGLEYLQNGGIGMALLSVTTSAKVRISPFVKTLAGNPTFVSSMFAWVIAQSMKMFINFCFDRKWDFRVLFASGGMPSSHSALCTALTTSVALCHGVADSLFPVCLGFSLIVMYDAIGVRRHAGMQAQVLNVIIEDLFQGHPISQRKLKELLGHTPSQVLAGAVLGILVAFLCCQGCLVYT; encoded by the exons ATGAACTCCATAGCTTTTCTTACACCCTCGATTAGGGTTCCATTTCTTAATCTTCAGAATCATAGAATCAAATTTCTTAATAGTAACCCCTTTTCATTATCAAATTTCAATCGTATTGGTAGCACTAATAAGTCTAGAAATAATTACTATGAAatctcatcagtttcatcatgtaaACTACCTTTAAATCCGAAAGCCCTGAAAAACAAGTCTCATAAATGTCTGAGAAGTAACCCTTTATGGGTTTTAGCTCCAATTTTAAAACGGGCTATTTCTATGTTTAGAAGTTCAGTAGAAAAGTGGAATTTATGTGTGAAAGAAATTGATGAAAGTTTAGACAGAGAGAAAGGTTTGGAGTATTTACAGAACGGAGGAATTGGAATGGCACTACTAAGTGTGACTACAAGTGCTAAAGTACGAATAAGTCCATTTGTAAAGACATTAGCAGGAAACCCGACATTTGTATCAAGTATGTTTGCTTGGGTAATAGCTCAATCTATGAAGATGTTTATAAATTTCTGTTTTGATAGGAAATGGGATTTTAGAGTTTTATTTGCTTCTGGTGGGATGCCCTCTTCACATTCAGCACTCTGTACAGCTCTTACTACATCAGTAGCACTTTGTCATGGTGTAGCAGATTCTTTGTTTCCTGTTTGTTTGGGTTTTAGTCTTATTGTTATGTATGATGCAATTGGAGTTAGACGCCATGCTGGTATGCAAGCACAG GTTTTGAATGTTATCATTGAGGACTTGTTTCAAGGGCATCCTATAAGTCAACGAAAGCTAAAGGAACTTCTTGGTCACACACCATCACAGGTACTCGCCGGAGCCGTTCTTGGCATTTTG GTAGCTTTCCTTTGTTGCCAAGGGTGCTTAGTGTACACATAA
- the LOC113358440 gene encoding uncharacterized protein LOC113358440 isoform X1: protein MNSIAFLTPSIRVPFLNLQNHRIKFLNSNPFSLSNFNRIGSTNKSRNNYYEISSVSSCKLPLNPKALKNKSHKCLRSNPLWVLAPILKRAISMFRSSVEKWNLCVKEIDESLDREKGLEYLQNGGIGMALLSVTTSAKVRISPFVKTLAGNPTFVSSMFAWVIAQSMKMFINFCFDRKWDFRVLFASGGMPSSHSALCTALTTSVALCHGVADSLFPVCLGFSLIVMYDAIGVRRHAGMQAQVLNVIIEDLFQGHPISQRKLKELLGHTPSQVLAGAVLGILVAFLCCQGCLVYT, encoded by the exons ATGAACTCCATAGCTTTTCTTACACCCTCGATTAGGGTTCCATTTCTTAATCTTCAGAATCATAGAATCAAATTTCTTAATAGTAACCCCTTTTCATTATCAAATTTCAATCGTATTGGTAGCACTAATAAGTCTAGAAATAATTACTATGAAatctcatcagtttcatcatgtaaACTACCTTTAAATCCGAAAGCCCTGAAAAACAAGTCTCATAAATGTCTGAGAAGTAACCCTTTATGGGTTTTAGCTCCAATTTTAAAACGGGCTATTTCTATGTTTAGAAGTTCAGTAGAAAAGTGGAATTTATGTGTGAAAGAAATTGATGAAAGTTTAGACAGAGAGAAAGGTTTGGAGTATTTACAGAACGGAGGAATTGGAATGGCACTACTAAGTGTGACTACAAGTGCTAAAGTACGAATAAGTCCATTTGTAAAGACATTAGCAGGAAACCCGACATTTGTATCAAGTATGTTTGCTTGGGTAATAGCTCAATCTATGAAGATGTTTATAAATTTCTGTTTTGATAGGAAATGGGATTTTAGAGTTTTATTTGCTTCTGGTGGGATGCCCTCTTCACATTCAGCACTCTGTACAGCTCTTACTACATCAGTAGCACTTTGTCATGGTGTAGCAGATTCTTTGTTTCCTGTTTGTTTGGGTTTTAGTCTTATTGTTATGTATGATGCAATTGGAGTTAGACGCCATGCTGGTATGCAAGCACAG GTTTTGAATGTTATCATTGAGGACTTGTTTCAAGGGCATCCTATAAGTCAACGAAAGCTAAAGGAACTTCTTGGTCACACACCATCACAGGTACTCGCCGGAGCCGTTCTTGGCATTTTGGTAGCTTTCCTTTGTTGCCAAGGGTGCTTAGTGTACACATAA